The following coding sequences are from one Bradyrhizobium sp. WSM471 window:
- the rpsK gene encoding 30S ribosomal protein S11 → MGKEATRVRRRERKNIASGVAHVNSSFNNTTITITDAQGNTIAWSSAGTMGFKGSRKSTPYAAQVAAEDVSKKAQEHGMRTLEVEVAGPGSGRESALRALQAAGFTVTSIRDVTTIPHNGCRPRKRRRV, encoded by the coding sequence CCGCGTTCGTCGTCGTGAGCGCAAGAACATCGCCTCCGGCGTCGCGCATGTGAACTCGTCGTTCAACAACACGACCATCACCATCACCGACGCGCAGGGCAACACGATTGCATGGTCCTCCGCCGGCACGATGGGCTTCAAGGGCTCCCGCAAGTCGACCCCCTATGCCGCACAGGTTGCCGCCGAGGACGTGTCGAAGAAGGCGCAGGAGCACGGCATGCGCACGCTGGAAGTCGAAGTCGCCGGTCCCGGTTCGGGCCGCGAATCGGCGCTCCGCGCGCTTCAGGCCGCGGGCTTCACCGTCACCTCGATCCGCGACGTGACCACGATCCCGCACAACGGTTGCCGTCCCCGCAAGCGTCGGCGCGTTTGA
- a CDS encoding DNA-directed RNA polymerase subunit alpha — protein sequence MGETVTIQKNWQELIRPNKLQVQPGSDPTRFATIVAEPLERGFGQTLGNALRRILLSSLQGAAVQSVHIDGVLHEFSSIAGVREDVTDIVLNIKDISIKMQGEGPKRMVVKKSGPGVVTAGDIQTVGDVVVLNPDLQICTLDEGAEIRMEFTVATGKGYVPAERNRPEDAPIGLIPVDSLYSPVRKVSYKVENTREGQILDYDKLTMTIETNGALTPDDSVAYAARILQDQLNVFVNFEEPRKEVAQEIIPDLAFNPAFLKKVDELELSVRSANCLKNDNIVYIGDLVQKSEAEMLRTPNFGRKSLNEIKEVLAQMGLHLGMEVPGWPPENIDELAKRFEDHY from the coding sequence ATGGGTGAAACAGTGACGATCCAGAAAAATTGGCAAGAACTGATTCGGCCGAACAAGCTGCAGGTACAGCCCGGCAGCGATCCGACCCGTTTCGCGACCATCGTCGCCGAGCCGCTCGAGCGCGGCTTCGGCCAGACCCTCGGCAACGCGCTGCGCCGCATCCTGCTGTCCTCGCTCCAGGGCGCGGCGGTGCAGTCGGTGCACATCGACGGCGTGCTGCACGAGTTCTCCTCGATCGCGGGCGTCCGTGAGGACGTCACCGACATCGTGCTCAACATCAAGGACATCTCGATCAAGATGCAGGGCGAAGGCCCCAAGCGCATGGTCGTCAAGAAGTCCGGCCCGGGCGTCGTCACCGCCGGCGACATCCAGACCGTGGGCGATGTCGTCGTGCTCAATCCCGACCTGCAGATCTGCACGCTCGACGAGGGTGCCGAGATCCGCATGGAGTTCACGGTCGCAACCGGCAAAGGCTACGTGCCCGCCGAGCGCAACCGCCCCGAGGACGCGCCGATCGGTCTGATCCCGGTTGACAGCCTGTACTCGCCGGTCCGCAAGGTCTCCTACAAGGTCGAGAACACCCGCGAGGGCCAGATCCTCGACTACGACAAGCTGACCATGACGATCGAGACCAACGGCGCGCTGACGCCGGATGATTCCGTGGCCTACGCTGCGCGCATCCTGCAGGATCAGCTCAATGTGTTCGTCAACTTCGAAGAGCCGCGCAAGGAAGTCGCCCAGGAGATCATCCCGGACCTCGCCTTCAACCCGGCCTTCCTCAAGAAGGTGGACGAGCTCGAGCTCTCCGTGCGTTCGGCCAACTGCTTGAAGAACGACAACATCGTCTACATCGGCGACCTCGTGCAGAAGAGCGAAGCGGAAATGCTCCGCACTCCGAACTTCGGCCGCAAGTCGCTCAATGAGATCAAGGAAGTGCTGGCCCAGATGGGTCTGCACCTCGGCATGGAAGTGCCGGGCTGGCCGCCGGAGAACATCGACGAGCTCGCCAAGCGCTTCGAGGATCACTACTGA